The segment GAACCTTAAGACAAGAATAGGGAAAGATTATGAGTGTGCAAGACGGCTGTTGCCAGGTGACTGTGACACAGCACGTCATCAGATGAGCATGGTGATGAGGACATTGACACTGACCTTGGTTTGAAGGAAATCCACATACTCAAGCGCCTCCTTGAATTTTCCAGAAGCCTCTTCATACTGATGCTCTTTAAAACGGAAGTTGCCCTCGTCTTGCAGGAACTTGATCTGGAGTAACATCTGCTGCCAATCCTTTCCCTCCGTCACGGACGGAGAGATCTGATTGGTCTCCGTCTTAGTGCCCAGACTGCTTTCCACCTCCTCATTGGCTACTTCCGTCTCAGCCTGCATGACTTTGTTGACTTCCTGTTGTGGGTCTGAGTCCTCCCTGGGCTTCAGCCCCTCTTCCACTACGGTTGCTGTGCTCTCATCATCTtcgcctggctctctctctttacttcccTTGCCctcttccaccttctcctcctcctcctcctcttcacccttCTTCTCCGTCTCCAGGATGTTCCAgtatttctccttctcctcccagtACTTCTCCTTCATGCGTTCAGACaggttcttcagctccctgtGGATCAGAGGGGCGAGGCTGATGTCCAGACTGGCCACCATGTTGAAGTCCTTCCTGGCCTCCTTCTCATCCCACACGGCTGTGTAAGCCTTGGCTCGCTTGTAGTAGGCTTTCACACAGTCTATGAAGAAGAtcagtgttttttttggggggggggaataagaaCGAAAGAATCCAAaaaatatatacgtatataaaaatgatactctgacaAACAAATACTACATACTCTGGCTCAATGTGACTAAGCCCATGTTTACTCATGCACTTTAGGGCAGAGGGTGTTGAATATGATCAAataatggcatttcttattagCTCAGAGCATTGAATGCTTTTGTGGTGTGTGCTTCCGTGCATGAGTGAGAGAATaacagagtgagtgagtgattgaGAGTGTGTGCCCACACTACGGACCtcgctccacacacaccctttcacctgatccctccctctctgaggaGTGGACTCCAGTGCCTGGTTCAGAtggacctctccctcctcctctccttttcatcTCAGCCCTCCTCTAAATCTTTTATTCTGCCAACATTTAAATAGATTTCCTCATAGCCTCGGGCACTAACAGAACCACTGCGGTGAGCCCTCCTCCATTGAGCACATCTCcagtagaaaaaataagaagtcTTTcctcactggggggggggggggggggatagggagtggaagaacagcatattggaaCTGATAGAGACAACAATGTAGTGATgacaggagaggatgggagaggagagggggagaggagagcaggggagaggagagggggagaggagagcaggggagaggaggggagaggagagggggagaggagaggaggggagagaagagggggagaggagagggggagaggagaggagaggagaggagaggaggggagaggagaggaggggagaggagagggggagaggagaggaggggagaggagagggggggaggggagggaggggaggggaggggaggggaggggaggggaggggaggggaggggaggggagaggagaggaggggagaggagagggggggagaggagaggagagggggggaggggaggggaggggaggggagagggggggagaggagagggggggagtggagaggagcggagagtgCTGATGTTGCTTTGGGACAGCCCATTTCCATAAGCTTCATTAGTAGGACTGGGACCACTGTACGCACTGGTCTACTGGAGCATGGAGGAGCACTTTTGcaactcatacacacaaaccacacagacacaaaccacacacataccaaccaCAAATCAGTGCAGAGGGCAAAAGTGAAGAAGATTCTGCCTCAATGGACCCAATCTCTGGATGATGACCTCATCCATAAGACAGTGAGCTACATCTACTGTGTCAAAATGGGAGCTCCCATAAGGCGGTGCAGGCATGCATGGACAGAGCAACACCAATCCCTTGACGGTTAAATGCCTCACATGGCTTAACATAACATCCACCGCAGTGCTTACATGCTGTCTCCCTCGCACTGAAACACATGACCGTTGAAGGTGACCTGTTCCATGTtaagataatgtgtgtgtgcgtgtgtgtgtgtgtgtgtgtgtgtggtgtcaagTGTATACCTTTATGCTTGTCCAGGAGTTCTGAGGTGTGTAGTATCACCTCATAGAACTCGTTCAGCTCCAGCATGCACTGGCAGTAGTTGAGCACCAGGGGAATGATGAGGCGACTCAGGTTGATGTAGTCCTCATCTCCAGGCATCTCCTACCCACAACACAACACCGGGCGTCAGACAAGGACAGCGATACACGCTGAGGAGAAAGGTCTTCGCTAAccccccagtcctctcctcGCCCCCTTTCCATCTACCCCTGCTTCCTCACCCGTGATTGGACGGTCCTCAGGAGCAGCACGGCCTCCTGGTACCTGACGGAGGCCTCTTTGAAGCggccctgtctgaccagggcgtTGCCTTGCATGTGCTGCAACGGCACTTCCTTCAGCTTTTCGTCTTTCTCCATCATCCATGACTCCCGCTTGTAGGACAAGGGGTCTCCTACCTGGGGAACACAGGGGCCCACAACGGAACAAAAAGGTAAATATCACCCCCACCACGTACATTTTAACAAATCCATTTGtgtgcgagtgagagagagtttgcTGGGGGCCTGGCAgcaattctttttttgttgttctggtGTGGAGTGATTAAAACAACAGGGAAAtatactgttgttgttgttgtgggtgtGCTCGCTCCTGGAGGAGCCTGTGTTATTTTGGAAGTGCTGCTCTTTCCGGAGCTACGTGTGTCTGTgcggatatgtgtgtgttagcagaattgtgtacgtgtgtgtgtgtgtgcatagttgTTGTCCCCATTAGTCGTTGTCTGAATGAATACTATATATGAATACTATATATTTTCAATACCTTCTACAGCCTCCAGAGGATAAAAAACGTCCTCTGTTCCTAAATCAATTTATGTTTCTgcatatcagtgtgtgtgtgtgtgtgtccaaacaGTGCTCACCTGGACCAgctccatgatgaagatgagcGCCTGAGGCTCCCTCATCAGCTCGTCCAGCTCCGGCCACCCAGTGGACCCGTAGTTGAACATGTTCCCCATGCCACACATGTGCTTCTGACCCTCCAGAGGGTCTTTACCCTGGGCGATCAGCCGCATGCTCTTTGACACCATGGGGTACAGCCCTGTGTGCTGAGAAGGCACacgcaccgacacacacacaaagacaattagAGGAAGTTTGTGTGAAACCACTCCAGGATGGGATTCTCTTTCTCCGACAGATGCCCACATACGCAGTCACATGCACAGACCTCTCAATACACGCCgctgttgaacacacacacagagccagaagCTCTTCCTCATCTCACCCCTGCTGATATAAACCAACGCCATCTAGCCCCGTAGCTGGATGACCACAATCAATAGTCTCATTTGACTTGCAAATTCATTTTCCTCGTACACAgtataaacacgcacacacacaacattttgcACAAAATATTTCTTTGTTTTAATAGTCTGTGTAGGAGGCCACATGAGATTGATTGAAATACATACAAGTGAGGAGCAATAGCCCCCTCATTAATTAAGACCTCATTTGGAGCTCCAGTATAtcctggctctctcctccctacagcttcctgtgtgtgtgtgtgtgtgtgtgtgtgtgtgtgtgtgtgtgtaggaggggaaGGACGTCAGCTGAACGCTCACCATGGCGTCACACCAAAACTCGGCCACCTCTCCGACCCTCATGGACATGAGCAGCACCTCCCACACCTCCATCTTGAACATCTTCCCCACGAAGATCTCAGCGGGACGCTTGGCCAGTCGGCTGTCGTCAATGACCGTGCGCTCAAAGTTGTCCTTCAGGGTTTGGAAATGGAACACAATCTTGGggagaaggaaaggggaaaaaagaatgtgagaaagagagagaaagagagagagagaaagagagagagagagagagagagagagagagagagagagagagagagagagagagagagagagagagagagagagagagagagagagagagagagagagagagagagagagagagagagagagagagagagagagagagagagagagagagagaggattaagGGGGCAGAGTGGAGGAGCTGTGGTCATTATGTGCCTGAGCTTTGGTCCTGCAAaacaagcacacccacacagctcATTAGTACGTGATTGTGCGTATCGGGGTGTGTATGGCTGACCCCTACCTCAACTCTTTGTATAATATTGTTTTGACCCCTATATATTGTGTGATATGTgcactttgttttgtttgtgtattgATCTTAACTACATGGAGGTCTGGGAGGCACCTTGACAGAATgggaacacagatacacacacacacttagacataCACAGCTGGTGAAGGGTGGATACACAAACATTGGCACTGTCATGGAAAATGTCCTGGTGTGCATGCCCAGGGCCATATGGCTGGAGGAGATGGCGCGTGGAGCAAACCTTCGTCATCAGCCAGCAGCCCCACGACACACTGGGGCACAACTGTTCAAAGACACATGGATGCCAACACGCCATGTAGCTATTGTGTAGTCCAAATGTTTGCACTGTGTgttacacacagatacagcataatccccaccacctctccatGAATTATTCAACAGACTCTAATTGAAGGGGCAGTCCATTACAACTCCCTGTAAAAACCGACAAGTCTCTATGTAGTGTCACTACACACAACTAATTAGACTAGTATTACATCATCATCACTCGCCCACATTTCCCAGTAAACACACATTTGATCTGGGTCCAAGCTTATTTATGGTTTATTGGGCAGCATAGCACGCACCCTGAGGATACATTACATGTTTGTCACCTCATTTCCCCAGCAGTGGCTACTTGCCGGTGGGGATATTCAATTCAAGTATTTTCAA is part of the Osmerus eperlanus chromosome 13, fOsmEpe2.1, whole genome shotgun sequence genome and harbors:
- the LOC134032538 gene encoding uncharacterized protein LOC134032538 isoform X2, translated to MEETYLLKHPGVKKKILAGGTGPLPHFPPSTKIVFHFQTLKDNFERTVIDDSRLAKRPAEIFVGKMFKMEVWEVLLMSMRVGEVAEFWCDAMHTGLYPMVSKSMRLIAQGKDPLEGQKHMCGMGNMFNYGSTGWPELDELMREPQALIFIMELVQVGDPLSYKRESWMMEKDEKLKEVPLQHMQGNALVRQGRFKEASVRYQEAVLLLRTVQSREMPGDEDYINLSRLIIPLVLNYCQCMLELNEFYEVILHTSELLDKHKDCVKAYYKRAKAYTAVWDEKEARKDFNMVASLDISLAPLIHRELKNLSERMKEKYWEEKEKYWNILETEKKGEEEEEEEKVEEGKGSKEREPGEDDESTATVVEEGLKPREDSDPQQEVNKVMQAETEVANEEVESSLGTKTETNQISPSVTEGKDWQQMLLQIKFLQDEGNFRFKEHQYEEASGKFKEALEYVDFLQTKEVKYKGEDWESLEKVRLPLTLNLSQCMLELRDYQHVVELNDKLLKRNRGNIKALYQRARAHSALCNEEEARRDFVTVERLDPKFKPIVRQEMKKLGENMRAKHVRQKKTYWDSTQEKWGPGGTKSSQMQTSKTAGKKMGTKEVEGAKVGREEGDIGKSVPESAVTAVKEDEAKDKKTEGTLEEEKTKGKVRFSEAVYEGEANCGENKAESVAVLGETEAGLNNRAPHEDTSPAPATAAKDNVATRRSGSDKSGKKVKCQSNAAQGNAKGGLGNKGTNDNTGSGAGIQSGSTKRSQLSGTNPNATEVAGEGERSVTQKNTSTVEEERMRHVAGGNKLEGEHLDEQHSEEKSKTEPEVSTQNIDSSTKKYKRKQKKKK
- the LOC134032538 gene encoding uncharacterized protein LOC134032538 isoform X1 — translated: MTTAPPLCPLNPLSLSLSLSLSLSLSLSLSLSLSLSLSLSLSLSLSLSLSLSLSLSLSLSLSLSLSLFLSLSHILFSPFLLPKIVFHFQTLKDNFERTVIDDSRLAKRPAEIFVGKMFKMEVWEVLLMSMRVGEVAEFWCDAMHTGLYPMVSKSMRLIAQGKDPLEGQKHMCGMGNMFNYGSTGWPELDELMREPQALIFIMELVQVGDPLSYKRESWMMEKDEKLKEVPLQHMQGNALVRQGRFKEASVRYQEAVLLLRTVQSREMPGDEDYINLSRLIIPLVLNYCQCMLELNEFYEVILHTSELLDKHKDCVKAYYKRAKAYTAVWDEKEARKDFNMVASLDISLAPLIHRELKNLSERMKEKYWEEKEKYWNILETEKKGEEEEEEEKVEEGKGSKEREPGEDDESTATVVEEGLKPREDSDPQQEVNKVMQAETEVANEEVESSLGTKTETNQISPSVTEGKDWQQMLLQIKFLQDEGNFRFKEHQYEEASGKFKEALEYVDFLQTKEVKYKGEDWESLEKVRLPLTLNLSQCMLELRDYQHVVELNDKLLKRNRGNIKALYQRARAHSALCNEEEARRDFVTVERLDPKFKPIVRQEMKKLGENMRAKHVRQKKTYWDSTQEKWGPGGTKSSQMQTSKTAGKKMGTKEVEGAKVGREEGDIGKSVPESAVTAVKEDEAKDKKTEGTLEEEKTKGKVRFSEAVYEGEANCGENKAESVAVLGETEAGLNNRAPHEDTSPAPATAAKDNVATRRSGSDKSGKKVKCQSNAAQGNAKGGLGNKGTNDNTGSGAGIQSGSTKRSQLSGTNPNATEVAGEGERSVTQKNTSTVEEERMRHVAGGNKLEGEHLDEQHSEEKSKTEPEVSTQNIDSSTKKYKRKQKKKK